In the genome of Vicia villosa cultivar HV-30 ecotype Madison, WI linkage group LG7, Vvil1.0, whole genome shotgun sequence, one region contains:
- the LOC131617751 gene encoding glucose-1-phosphate adenylyltransferase small subunit 1, chloroplastic, with translation MSSIVTSGVINVPSSSSSSKNLSFSSSLLSGNKILTVSGNGAPRGRCTRKHVIVTPKAVSDSQNSQTCLDPDASRSVLGIILGGGAGTRLYPLTKKRAKPAVPLGANYRLIDIPVSNCLNSNISKIYVLTQFNSASLNRHLSRAYASNLGGYKNEGFVEVLAAQQSPENPNWFQGTADAVRQYLWLFEEHNVLEYLILAGDHLYRMDYEKFIQAHRESDADITVAALPMDEKRATAFGLMKIDEEGRIIEFAEKPKGEQLKAMKVDTTILGLDDERAKEMPFIASMGIYVISKNVMLDLLRDKFPGANDFGSEVIPGATSVGMRVQAYLYDGYWEDIGTIEAFYNANLGITKKPVPDFSFYDRSSPIYTQPRYLPPSKMLDADITDSVIGEGCVIKNCKIFHSVVGLRSCISEGAIIEDTLLMGADYYETEADKRFLAAKGSVPIGIGKNSHIKRAIVDKNARIGENVKIINSDNIQEAARETEGYFIKSGIVTIIKDALIPSGTVI, from the exons ATGTCTTCGATTGTTACTTCAGGTGTTATCAATGTTCcaagttcttcttcttcatcaaagaaCCTCTCATTCTCATCATCACTTCTCTCCGGTAACAAGATTCTTACAGTTTCCGGTAATGGTGCACCAAGAGGAAGATGCACCCGCAAGCATGTGATTGTTACTCCTAAAGCTGTTTCCGATTCACAGAACTCTCAAACTTGCCTTGATCCTGATGCTAGCAGA AGTGTGCTTGGAATCATACTTGGAGGTGGTGCTGGTACTAGGCTTTATCCACTCACCAAGAAGAGAGCAAAACCAGCTGTTCCTCTTGGAGCTAACTATAGACTCATTGATATTCCTGTTAGCAATTGTTTGAATAGCAACATATCTAAGATCTATGTTCTTACTCAGTTCAATTCCGCGTCTCTCAATCGACATCTCTCTCGCGCTTATGCAAGTAATTTAGGTGGTTACAAAAATGAGGGTTTTGTTGAAGTTCTTGCTGCTCAGCAAAGTCCTGAGAATCCTAATTGGTTTCAG GGTACTGCAGATGCTGTGAGGCAATATTTATGGCTTTTTGAAGAGCATAATGTTTTGGAGTACTTGATTCTGGCGGGTGATCATTTGTATCGAATGGATTATGAGAAATTTATCCAAGCGCATAGGGAAAGTGATGCTGATATCACTGTGGCTGCGTTGCCAATGGACGAAAAGCGTGCAACTGCTTTCGGTTTGATGAAGATCGATGAAGAGGGGCGTATAATTGAGTTTGCAGAAAAGCCGAAAGGAGAACAGTTGAAAGCTATGAAG GTTGATACTACGATTTTAGGTCTTGATGATGAAAGAGCGAAAGAAATGCCTTTTATTGCTAGCATGGGTATATACGTTATCAGCAAAAACGTGATGCTAGACTTGCTTCGTGACAAGTTTCCCGGTGCAAATGACTTTGGGAGTGAAGTTATTCCCGGCGCTACTTCTGTTGGAATGAGA GTGCAAGCTTACTTATATGATGGCTACTGGGAAGACATTGGTACCATTGAGGCTTTCTATAATGCAAATCTTGGAATTACGAAAAAGCCTGTGCCGGATTTCAG TTTCTATGATCGTTCATCTCCGATTTACACCCAACCGCGATACTTGCCTCCATCAAAGATGCTTGATGCTGATATTACTGATAGTGTTATCGGAGAAGGGTGTGTGATTAAG AACTGCAAAATTTTCCATTCTGTGGTTGGGCTGCGATCTTGCATATCAGAAGGTGCAATTATTGAAGATACTCTGTTAATGGGAGCAGATTATTACGAG ACAGAAGCTGATAAAAGGTTTTTGGCTGCTAAAGGAAGTGTTCCAATTGGTATTGGCAAAAACTCTCATATCAAAAGAGCAATTGTTGACAAGAATGCTAGAATCGGAGAAAACGTCAAG ATAATTAACAGTGACAATATTCAAGAAGCTGCTAGGGAAACGGAAGGCTATTTCATTAAAAGCGGGATCGTCACAATAATCAAGGATGCCTTAATTCCTAGTGGAACTGTCATATAG
- the LOC131619629 gene encoding uncharacterized protein LOC131619629: protein MNKVTVIITRSDTKTDKRGRYGKLIFGYDRGEKYKEEDSGTQSASKKCGCPFKIRSTLSKDGFGWKIDVKCGLHNHGLPDRFEGHAFVGRLNAYEQQHIVGLRKRHVPPRHILLSLQEQDIENVTRSRQLYKHKVDYAFLFWFHINKNVKSECVEYVVNDMREPIKKMWSELVRASDEVEYHQRLQ from the coding sequence ATGAATAAAGTCACGGTTATAATAACTCGTTCAGATACCAAAACAGACAAGAGAGGAAGATATGGAAAATTAATATTTGGTTATGATAGAGGTGAAAAATACAAAGAAGAAGATAGTGGAACACAAAGTGCTAGCAAAAAATGTGGTTGTCCTTTCAAAATTAGGTCAACACTGTCAAAAGATGGTTTTGGATGGAAGATTGATGTAAAATGTGGACTTCACAACCATGGCTTACCTGATAGATTTGAAGGTCACGCGTTTGTAGGTCGACTAAATGCATATGAACAGCAACATATTGTTGGTTTGAGAAAACGTCATGTTCCACCAAGACACATACTATTGTCATTGCAAGAGCAAGATATAGAGAATGTCACTCGAAGCAGGCAACTATATAAACATAAGGTCGACTATGCATTTCTGTTTTGGTTTCATATCAACAAAAATGTGAAATCAGAGTGTGTGGAATATGTTGTGAATGATATGCGAGAGCCGATAAAGAAAATGTGGTCTGAACTTGTAAGAGCTAGTGATGAGGTGGAATACCATCAACGGTTGCAATAG
- the LOC131617752 gene encoding FT-interacting protein 4-like has product MANEKVDFSLKVISPNIGANNITGNGGITTESDLVEINLFLFVKIVRARNLFVQYGHYNFAPYVEVKAGDFQGTTLCFRDNYDPQWNQVFALDKDKFETEEITSVEIVVKDDSLKPYEYIGRISLDVSDISTRFPSDSALAPQWHALEDQWGRRCMGELMISCWIGTQADESFHEAWHLQVGVVPIGSHNFVNTCSRIYIMPRIWCLRFNLIQVEGLMLQADENPYNIFIHATLGNWSFNTKLAKSNDGNAMWNEKDILFAVAEPLNQILVLSVEQGTFTRHKRLGKCGFRVKNAAIIFDGSAPSTNTIDVIQNNEFVGKLSMRICLDGGYHMFDEDPRYSSDLNPTCDLLWRPTIGVFELGILNATGLSAMKPHGRTDAYCVAKYGSKWVRTRTVVNSLSPKWNEQYSWVVYDPCTFVTISVFDNSQLHDGNIATEARDIRIGRVRISLSEMETGRIYIYSYPLVELQPSGLKKMGELQLAFKFTHNSMLNVYKMYTLPMLPGQHISDPLSPIQFYALRKQTIMLVSSHMSKTEPPLRREVVDYMLDSREIVWSMRRCRADFERINAFVSWFVGIYTQFDEIRKWKNPTLTTIICVILYILIIHPQHLLPAMFSCLILHMLLQKKPKTLSHVNLRLSHVHTSSVDELEEEFDPMPSKFEDVILRHRYDRLRVAAGRHVTRMGDFATRIERLQSLLSWHDTIATFIVMVLCLIAGFVTLAVPFKAIVFVWLLHLLRHPILRSPFPPFYENWLRRMPSKLDSMI; this is encoded by the coding sequence TTATTTGTAAAAATTGTCAGAGCTAGAAATTTGTTTGTGCAATATGGCCATTACAATTTTGCTCCTTATGTGGAGGTGAAAGCCGGGGATTTTCAAGGGACAACCTTGTGCTTCAGAGACAACTATGATCCACAATGGAACCAAGTCTTTGCCCTTGACAAAGATAAATTTGAAACCGAAGAGATAACGAGCGTTGAGATTGTTGTGAAGGATGATTCGCTTAAGCCGTATGAATATATCGGTAGGATTTCATTGGATGTTTCTGATATTTCTACAAGGTTTCCAAGTGATAGTGCTCTAGCACCACAATGGCATGCACTAGAGGATCAATGGGGGAGACGTTGTATGGGGGAGCTTATGATATCTTGTTGGATAGGAACTCAAGCTGACGAATCGTTTCATGAAGCTTGGCATTTACAAGTAGGTGTTGTGCCTATTGGTTCTCACAATTTTGTTAATACTTGCTCAAGGATATATATTATGCCTAGGATTTGGTGTCTTAGGTTTAATTTGATTCAAGTTGAGGGGCTTATGCTTCAAGCTGATGAAAATCCATATAACATTTTCATCCATGCTACTTTGGGGAATTGGAGTTTCAATACCAAGTTGGCGAAAAGCAACGATGGAAACGCAATGTGGAATGAAAAAGATATTTTATTTGCCGTTGCTGAGCCATTAAATCAGATATTGGTGTTAAGTGTGGAGCAAGGAACATTTACAAGGCACAAGAGGTTAGGGAAATGCGGATTTCGTGTGAAGAATGCAGCCATTATATTTGATGGTTCTGCCCCGTCTACGAATACCATTGATGTTATACAGAACAATGAATTTGTCGGTAAGCTTAGTATGAGGATCTGTTTGGACGGCGGGTATCATATGTTTGACGAAGATCCACGGTACAGTAGTGATTTGAATCCAACATGTGATTTATTATGGAGACCAACCATTGGAGTTTTTGAGCTGGGGATATTGAATGCTACTGGGCTTTCAGCGATGAAACCACACGGTCGCACCGATGCCTACTGTGTGGCTAAATATGGATCGAAATGGGTACGGACGAGAACCGTTGTTAATAGTCTTTCTCCTAAATGGAATGAGCAATACTCTTGGGTTGTCTATGATCCATGTACATTTGTCACAATTTCTGTGTTTGATAATAGTCAATTACATGATGGAAATATAGCTACAGAAGCAAGGGATATAAGGATAGGGAGAGTGAGAATCTCTCTATCGGAAATGGAAACCGGTAGAATTTACATATATTCTTATCCTCTTGTTGAACTTCAACCTTCTGGGCTGAAGAAGATGGGGGAACTTCAATTAGCTTTCAAGTTTACTCACAATAGTATGCTTAATGTGTATAAAATGTACACATTACCGATGCTTCCCGGACAACATATATCTGATCCGCTGTCTCCAATTCAGTTCTATGCATTAAGGAAACAGACTATCATGCTTGTGTCGTCACATATGAGCAAAACCGAACCACCATTGAGAAGAGAGGTTGTTGATTATATGCTAGATTCACGTGAAATCGTCTGGAGTATGAGAAGATGTCGAGCTGATTTTGAAAGGATCAACGCCTTTGTAAGTTGGTTTGTTGGAATCTACACTCAATTTGACGAGATACGCAAGTGGAAAAATCCTACTTTAACAACTATAATTTGTGTGATTCTTTATATTTTGATTATCCACCCTCAACATTTGTTGCCAGCAATGTTTTCCTGTCTTATCCTGCATATGCTGCTGCAGAAGAAGCCCAAAACACTATCTCATGTAAATTTGCGTTTGtctcatgttcatacatcaagtgtagatgaattggaagaagagtTTGATCCAATGCCTTCAAAATTCGAAGACGTCATTTTGAGGCATAGGTATGATCGATTAAGAGTAGCTGCTGGGAGACACGTTACGCGGATGGGCGATTTTGCCACTAGAATAGAGAGACTGCAGTCTCTTTTGAGTTGGCATGATACAATAGCTACATTTATAGTTATGGTTTTGTGTCTGATAGCTGGATTCGTGACTTTGGCTGTTCCTTTCAAAGCTATTGTGTTTGTTTGGTTGCTACATTTGCTAAGACACCCGATATTACGGTCACCCTTTCCTCCCTTTTATGAAAATTGGCTCAGAAGGATGCCTTCAAAATTAGATAGCATGATATGA